A window of the Lactobacillus gasseri ATCC 33323 = JCM 1131 genome harbors these coding sequences:
- the ftsH gene encoding ATP-dependent zinc metalloprotease FtsH, translated as MKNRRNRLLSNGLFYIIVFVILLAGINWAVGGSGSNGSTENIRYSQLVKDLKAGKVKSINVQPSNGVYTVTGSYKKAQKSKNQNNTGFGLIPSSQSSSEVTRFSTTMLQNDSMVKTVSDLAQKSGASISGQGESQSGTWISTIVMLVPTLIFIVMLWMMMNQGGQGRGGGMMNFGKSHVKPQDPSKNKVRFSDVAGEEEEKQELVEIVEFLKNPAKYTKLGARIPAGVLLEGPPGTGKTLLARAVAGEAGVPFYSISGSDFVEMFVGVGASRVRDLFETAKKNAPSIIFIDEIDAVGRKRGNGVSGGHDEREQTLNQLLVEMDGFEGDEGVIVMAATNRSDVLDPALLRPGRFDRKVLVGRPDVKGREAILKVHAKNKPLAPDVDLKEVARQTPGFVGADLENVLNEAALVAARRNKTEITASDIDEAEDRVIAGPAKKDTVISPEERKRVAYHEAGHAIVGLVLSDSRTVRKVTIVPRGRAGGYNIMLPKEDENIITKKQLMEQVAGLMGGRAGEEVVVGDKSTGASNDFEQATNIARGMVTQYGMTDVGMTELESPSMQVPYGTKPYSEATAAKIDEAVKEILDEGHKQAVDIIKSHRETHKIIAEALLKYETLNEKQILSLFKTGKMPENDENEFPSESKASTYEEAKAAMEKKDQQREETENKDDKEDVHPLPDDHKNIDDIPLNPPSEKKNSDEHNSDENKDK; from the coding sequence TTAAAAGCGGGTAAAGTCAAGAGTATCAATGTACAACCATCAAATGGTGTATATACGGTTACTGGATCTTATAAGAAAGCTCAAAAATCAAAGAATCAAAATAATACTGGATTTGGACTTATTCCAAGTTCACAAAGTAGTAGTGAAGTAACTCGTTTCAGTACTACGATGCTTCAAAATGACTCAATGGTTAAGACAGTTTCAGATCTTGCTCAAAAGAGCGGAGCATCAATTTCTGGTCAGGGTGAATCTCAATCTGGAACTTGGATTTCTACCATTGTTATGCTTGTCCCAACTTTGATTTTTATTGTCATGCTTTGGATGATGATGAACCAAGGCGGACAGGGTCGTGGTGGCGGCATGATGAACTTTGGAAAATCTCATGTTAAGCCACAAGACCCAAGTAAAAATAAGGTTAGATTCTCAGATGTAGCTGGTGAAGAAGAAGAAAAGCAAGAGTTAGTTGAAATTGTTGAATTCTTAAAGAATCCAGCAAAATATACTAAGCTAGGTGCTAGAATTCCAGCTGGTGTTCTTCTTGAGGGCCCTCCTGGTACTGGTAAAACTTTACTTGCTCGTGCGGTTGCTGGTGAAGCTGGCGTGCCATTCTACTCAATTTCTGGTTCAGACTTTGTAGAAATGTTCGTCGGTGTCGGTGCCTCTCGTGTACGTGACTTATTTGAAACGGCTAAGAAGAACGCCCCAAGTATCATCTTTATCGATGAAATTGATGCCGTTGGACGTAAACGTGGTAACGGCGTAAGTGGTGGTCATGATGAAAGAGAACAAACTTTAAACCAATTGTTGGTTGAAATGGATGGTTTCGAAGGTGATGAAGGTGTCATTGTTATGGCAGCTACTAACCGTTCAGATGTTCTTGACCCGGCACTTCTTCGTCCTGGCCGTTTTGACCGTAAGGTTTTAGTTGGTCGTCCAGATGTTAAGGGACGTGAAGCTATCTTAAAGGTTCATGCTAAGAATAAGCCTTTAGCTCCAGATGTCGACTTAAAAGAAGTAGCACGCCAAACTCCTGGTTTTGTTGGTGCTGATCTTGAAAATGTTTTAAATGAAGCTGCTTTAGTTGCCGCTCGTCGTAATAAGACTGAAATTACAGCATCTGATATTGATGAGGCAGAAGACCGCGTTATTGCTGGACCAGCTAAGAAAGACACTGTTATTTCTCCTGAAGAAAGAAAACGTGTTGCATACCATGAAGCAGGACACGCAATTGTTGGTTTAGTCCTGAGCGATTCTAGAACTGTTCGTAAAGTTACGATTGTACCTAGAGGCCGTGCTGGTGGATATAACATTATGCTTCCAAAAGAGGATGAAAACATCATCACTAAGAAGCAATTAATGGAACAAGTTGCTGGTTTAATGGGTGGTCGTGCTGGTGAAGAAGTAGTTGTTGGTGATAAATCTACTGGTGCTTCAAACGACTTTGAACAAGCTACTAACATTGCTCGTGGTATGGTTACTCAATATGGTATGACTGACGTTGGTATGACTGAACTTGAATCTCCAAGTATGCAAGTACCTTATGGAACTAAGCCATACAGTGAGGCTACAGCTGCTAAGATTGATGAAGCTGTTAAAGAAATTCTTGATGAAGGTCACAAACAAGCAGTTGATATCATTAAGAGCCACCGTGAAACTCATAAGATTATTGCAGAAGCATTGCTCAAGTATGAAACTTTAAACGAAAAGCAAATTCTTTCATTATTTAAGACTGGTAAGATGCCAGAAAATGATGAGAATGAATTTCCAAGTGAGTCCAAAGCTTCAACTTATGAAGAAGCAAAAGCTGCAATGGAAAAGAAGGATCAACAAAGAGAAGAAACTGAAAATAAGGATGACAAAGAAGACGTTCATCCACTTCCTGATGATCATAAGAATATTGACGATATTCCACTTAACCCACCATCTGAAAAGAAGAATTCTGACGAACACAATTCAGATGAAAACAAGGATAAGTAA
- the dusB gene encoding tRNA dihydrouridine synthase DusB produces MKNDSWKIRDVEIPNRVVVAPMAGISNAAFRVVCKEFGAGLVVCEMISDHGIIYRNKKTLEMLTVDPREHPMSIQIFGGSEETLVEAAHYVDTHTAADIININMGCPVPKVTKTDAGARWLLDPNKIYQMVHAVVRNVSKPVTVKMRTGWDQKHIFAVENALAAQEAGASAVAMHGRTRKQMYMGEADWETLKEVADALTIPFVGNGDVTTPEKAKAMLEDVGADAVMVGRAALGNPWIIKDMVHYLDTGEKLRPQTVEEKVATAKEQLNGLIDLKGEKIAVPEFRRQAAYYLKGIPRSARTRAKINDVWTKQEVFDLLDDFVEKYEARQKQFNR; encoded by the coding sequence GTGAAAAACGATAGTTGGAAAATTAGGGATGTTGAAATTCCTAATCGTGTAGTAGTTGCACCGATGGCTGGAATTTCAAATGCTGCTTTCCGAGTAGTATGTAAAGAATTTGGCGCAGGCCTAGTGGTTTGTGAAATGATTTCGGATCATGGAATTATTTACCGCAATAAAAAGACTTTAGAGATGTTAACAGTTGATCCTAGGGAACATCCGATGAGTATTCAAATTTTCGGCGGAAGTGAAGAAACTTTAGTTGAAGCTGCTCATTATGTGGATACTCATACTGCCGCTGATATCATCAACATCAATATGGGATGTCCTGTGCCAAAAGTAACTAAGACTGATGCTGGAGCTCGCTGGTTGTTAGACCCAAATAAGATTTATCAGATGGTTCATGCTGTAGTCCGGAATGTAAGCAAGCCTGTAACGGTTAAAATGAGAACTGGCTGGGATCAAAAGCATATATTTGCAGTTGAAAATGCACTAGCTGCTCAAGAAGCTGGTGCAAGTGCTGTAGCTATGCACGGACGTACAAGAAAGCAAATGTACATGGGAGAAGCCGACTGGGAAACCCTGAAGGAAGTTGCAGATGCATTAACCATACCTTTTGTTGGTAATGGGGATGTTACAACACCTGAAAAAGCAAAAGCAATGCTTGAAGATGTTGGAGCTGACGCAGTAATGGTAGGTAGAGCAGCCTTAGGCAATCCATGGATTATTAAAGACATGGTTCACTATTTAGACACTGGTGAAAAACTACGCCCACAAACAGTTGAAGAAAAGGTAGCAACTGCTAAAGAACAGTTAAATGGTTTAATTGATCTTAAAGGTGAAAAAATTGCTGTACCGGAATTTAGACGTCAAGCTGCTTATTATTTAAAAGGAATTCCCCGTTCAGCTCGAACCCGTGCTAAAATAAATGATGTTTGGACGAAACAAGAAGTTTTTGACTTGTTGGATGACTTTGTGGAAAAATATGAAGCAAGACAAAAGCAATTTAATCGATAG
- the lysS gene encoding lysine--tRNA ligase, giving the protein MAKNEMNDQLIVRREKMDEMRENGIEPFGVRKFDRQDLARTLNEKYSKEDKDELNADMPTTKIAGRMLAKRGKGKVGFADLYDRTGKIQIYVRKDIVGEDNYKIFKKSDIGDFLGIDGEVMKTDTGELTIRATHVTFLSKALRPLPNKWDGLKDVEQIYRQRYLDLITNHESYMRFVHRTQIIQAIRNYLNKQDFLEVETPVLHNIPGGAEARPFITHHNALDIDLYMRIALELPLKRLIVGGMERVYEIGRVFRNEGVDTRHNPEFTELETYAAYWDFHDVMDEAEEIIRAAAKVVSPDGKINYQGTDIDLGKPFRRVHMVDLIKEKTGVDFWKEMTDEEAKKIAEEHGIHTEPFWKVGHVINAFFDEFCEKTIVDPTFVYGHPVEISPLAKKNADDPRFTDRFEIFILGMEYGNAFSELNDPVDQRHRFEEQMEEREAGNDEADMIDEDYIRAMEFGMPPTGGLGIGIDRLVMLLTDAPAIRDVLLFPTMRPEKVEDVDAEV; this is encoded by the coding sequence GTGGCAAAGAATGAAATGAACGACCAACTAATTGTTCGTCGTGAAAAAATGGACGAAATGCGTGAAAATGGCATTGAACCTTTTGGTGTAAGAAAGTTCGATCGTCAAGATTTAGCTCGTACTTTAAATGAAAAGTATAGTAAAGAAGATAAAGATGAATTAAATGCAGATATGCCTACGACCAAAATTGCAGGTCGTATGCTTGCAAAACGTGGTAAGGGTAAAGTAGGTTTTGCTGATCTTTATGACCGTACTGGTAAGATTCAAATCTATGTACGTAAAGATATTGTTGGCGAAGACAACTACAAGATTTTTAAGAAATCAGATATTGGTGACTTCTTAGGTATTGATGGCGAAGTAATGAAAACTGATACTGGTGAGTTAACTATTCGTGCAACTCACGTTACTTTCTTATCTAAGGCTCTTCGTCCCTTACCTAATAAATGGGATGGTTTAAAAGATGTTGAACAAATCTATCGTCAACGCTATCTTGATTTGATTACTAATCACGAAAGTTACATGCGTTTTGTTCATCGTACTCAAATTATTCAAGCTATTCGTAACTACTTAAATAAGCAAGACTTCTTGGAAGTTGAAACTCCAGTTCTTCACAATATTCCAGGTGGTGCTGAAGCACGTCCATTTATTACTCACCACAACGCTTTAGATATTGATCTTTATATGAGAATCGCTTTGGAACTTCCATTGAAGCGTTTGATTGTCGGTGGTATGGAGAGAGTTTATGAAATTGGTCGAGTATTCAGAAACGAAGGTGTTGATACTCGCCACAATCCTGAATTTACTGAGCTTGAAACTTATGCTGCTTACTGGGATTTCCACGATGTCATGGATGAAGCAGAAGAAATTATCAGAGCAGCTGCTAAAGTTGTTTCTCCAGACGGTAAGATTAACTACCAAGGTACTGATATTGACTTAGGTAAGCCATTCCGCCGTGTTCATATGGTTGACCTAATTAAGGAAAAGACTGGTGTCGATTTCTGGAAAGAAATGACTGACGAAGAAGCTAAGAAGATCGCCGAAGAACATGGAATTCATACTGAACCATTTTGGAAAGTTGGTCATGTAATTAATGCTTTCTTTGATGAATTTTGTGAGAAGACTATTGTTGATCCAACCTTTGTGTATGGTCACCCTGTAGAAATTTCACCACTTGCTAAAAAGAATGCAGATGATCCAAGATTTACTGATCGTTTCGAAATCTTTATTTTAGGAATGGAATACGGAAATGCCTTTTCAGAGTTAAATGATCCAGTTGATCAACGTCACCGTTTTGAAGAACAAATGGAAGAACGCGAAGCTGGTAACGATGAAGCTGATATGATTGATGAAGATTATATCCGTGCTATGGAATTCGGTATGCCTCCTACAGGTGGTTTAGGTATCGGTATCGACCGTTTGGTAATGCTTTTAACTGACGCTCCAGCTATCCGTGATGTATTGCTCTTCCCAACAATGCGTCCTGAAAAGGTTGAAGATGTTGATGCAGAAGTATAA
- the hslO gene encoding Hsp33 family molecular chaperone HslO has translation MNDYLVKAIDKTKNLRLITVNAKELVSEAQKRHDTWSASSAVLGRTLIGGLLLSAALLKDKDELTVRLLGNGPVGATVVTAKADLTIKGYVQNPHIALPPKKDGHIDVAKAVGEGWLEVTKDQGLKEPYTGQVPIVSGEIAEDFTYYLAKSEQIPSAVGLSVFVEPNNSIGAAGGFVLQALPGATDEQLAQVEKRIKALPNLSTLFLDGMSPENLAERILGTDCKILAKENVAFSCDCSKEKYSKILATLKPGQLKEMIEKDHGAELVCRFCKEKYHFTEDELKDVLKKAN, from the coding sequence ATGAACGATTATTTAGTAAAAGCAATTGATAAAACTAAAAATTTAAGATTAATTACGGTTAATGCTAAAGAGTTAGTAAGTGAAGCTCAAAAAAGACATGATACTTGGAGCGCATCTTCAGCTGTGCTTGGTAGAACTTTAATTGGTGGATTACTTTTATCGGCGGCCTTATTGAAAGATAAAGATGAGTTAACAGTTAGACTGCTTGGAAATGGCCCAGTAGGAGCAACTGTTGTAACAGCAAAAGCTGACTTGACTATTAAGGGATATGTCCAAAATCCGCATATTGCTCTTCCACCTAAAAAAGATGGACACATTGATGTAGCCAAAGCTGTTGGTGAAGGTTGGCTTGAAGTGACAAAAGATCAGGGATTAAAAGAACCTTATACTGGTCAAGTTCCAATTGTTAGTGGAGAAATTGCGGAAGATTTCACATATTATTTAGCAAAATCTGAACAAATTCCTTCAGCAGTAGGTTTGTCTGTCTTTGTTGAACCAAACAATAGTATTGGAGCTGCGGGTGGTTTTGTATTACAGGCATTGCCAGGAGCAACTGACGAACAATTAGCTCAAGTGGAAAAGAGAATTAAAGCTCTTCCTAATCTTTCAACTTTATTCCTAGATGGGATGTCACCTGAAAATCTAGCCGAAAGGATCCTAGGAACTGATTGCAAGATTTTAGCTAAAGAAAATGTTGCGTTTTCTTGTGATTGTTCAAAAGAAAAATATAGTAAAATTTTAGCTACACTTAAACCAGGACAACTAAAAGAAATGATTGAAAAAGATCATGGCGCAGAATTAGTTTGCCGTTTCTGTAAAGAAAAATATCATTTTACTGAAGATGAATTAAAAGATGTCCTGAAGAAGGCAAATTAA
- a CDS encoding YfhO family protein, translating into MKYLSKKDKKILKLSLISCLTTMVLFFLLSTFTDCNPIFGGVLYGGDLPNQYLSFFQYYRHLVLGNWASAGYTFSNGLGGDMAGNIAYYVLSPLNFIVFLFPANKINIAVYVIILFKLGLMSGTFTWLILKWFNFKYQAYAIFLGIAYSLSGYSVAYAGNVMWFDGLILLPLITYALVRGIKINKWLTYSILLACAIIFNYYIGYMICIFMVIIFLAYTINNFKDIKLFFHQFLNFAISSIISGLISAIVLLPTLFNLSSNKLAQSDFNSNFNIKLLITGGKTVSRLFIGDTYNDWPPIFVGTLAAIIFIIYFIDSRNSVKARITNLIIGIIFVLSIIVRPLYLFWHGGQQTIAYPYRFSFLIVFWILLLAAKELSYQNFKKKDRIIATTIYLLLSLMTVYIRRRIGPNNFYEWIAVALVLLFGLLIYFSNKNFVRIILILVGLVELSGNAYTGLSHLGMKSDYYPKYVAENSEVISKIPAADKTGRIAKNYELNNDRGEGYTFNYRGVEEFSSNNDSRISSLMTDLGFSTFRYFYYYQTGTVVTDAIFNVKSFINSSLTNQSISPEYVNYGLRDDLKTRPVILKQGDKTVYRNETLPFAFAGNLSNKLKFKDENPVYNQNLVLNSLTQSKSNVLDYSNKKARITTNNLSVKYGKVKYHVIKKHKKITKRTEQKYFTIKRYDKERPGTMRFTYDNLKPNQVGYIRFSKNLMQLVLALNNYQWNKNPDYRPPFSVTINGKQVQLQEYTDQLIGVQADKNGKVDIKMTVDGKGGKFILKYPKFVNIDFSALHDKVKKAHEREMKFTSFEDGYVAGKVKINKNQNLVTTIPYSKGWQVKVDGKPVKINRTLGVFIGLKMKPGTHQITLKYRTPGVLVGALLSIIGIISLIVFTLFLKKNKKD; encoded by the coding sequence ATGAAATATTTAAGTAAAAAAGACAAAAAGATTTTAAAATTAAGCTTAATAAGTTGTTTGACAACTATGGTGCTCTTTTTCCTTTTATCTACTTTCACTGATTGTAATCCAATCTTTGGGGGAGTATTGTATGGAGGAGATTTACCTAATCAGTATTTATCTTTCTTTCAATATTATCGTCATTTAGTTTTAGGAAATTGGGCAAGTGCTGGGTATACTTTTTCCAATGGACTAGGTGGAGATATGGCTGGTAACATTGCTTACTATGTCTTAAGTCCATTAAATTTTATAGTTTTTCTTTTTCCTGCAAATAAAATCAATATTGCTGTTTATGTAATAATCTTGTTTAAGCTAGGTTTGATGAGTGGTACATTTACTTGGCTCATTTTAAAATGGTTTAACTTTAAATATCAGGCCTATGCCATTTTTTTAGGAATCGCATATAGTTTAAGTGGCTATTCAGTTGCTTATGCTGGAAATGTCATGTGGTTTGACGGATTAATTTTGTTGCCTTTAATCACTTATGCTTTGGTTAGAGGAATCAAGATTAATAAATGGCTTACTTACAGTATTTTACTGGCTTGTGCCATTATATTTAATTACTATATTGGTTACATGATTTGTATCTTTATGGTAATTATTTTCCTAGCATATACAATCAATAATTTTAAAGACATTAAACTATTTTTCCATCAGTTTTTGAATTTTGCGATCAGTTCTATTATTAGTGGTTTAATTAGTGCAATAGTCCTATTACCAACTCTATTTAATCTTTCAAGTAATAAATTAGCACAGTCGGATTTTAATTCGAATTTTAATATTAAGCTCCTTATTACTGGGGGAAAAACAGTATCCAGACTGTTTATTGGAGATACTTACAATGATTGGCCACCAATTTTTGTAGGTACATTAGCTGCCATAATTTTTATTATCTACTTTATTGATTCTCGTAATTCAGTTAAAGCCAGAATCACTAATTTGATAATTGGAATTATATTTGTCTTAAGTATTATCGTGCGTCCATTATACTTATTCTGGCATGGTGGACAACAAACTATTGCTTACCCTTATCGTTTTAGTTTTTTAATCGTATTTTGGATTTTACTTTTAGCAGCAAAAGAGCTGTCATATCAGAACTTTAAGAAAAAAGATAGAATTATAGCTACCACTATTTATTTATTATTGAGTTTGATGACGGTGTATATTCGTCGTCGAATCGGACCAAATAATTTTTATGAATGGATAGCTGTAGCTTTAGTACTGCTCTTTGGACTATTAATTTACTTCTCAAATAAAAACTTTGTTCGAATTATTCTAATATTGGTTGGATTAGTTGAATTATCGGGAAACGCATATACTGGTCTTAGCCATTTGGGAATGAAGAGTGATTATTATCCTAAATATGTTGCAGAAAACAGTGAAGTAATTTCTAAGATTCCGGCAGCTGATAAGACAGGTAGAATCGCTAAAAATTATGAATTAAATAATGATCGCGGTGAAGGATATACTTTTAACTATCGTGGGGTAGAAGAATTTTCATCTAATAATGATTCACGAATTAGTAGTTTGATGACTGATTTGGGATTTTCAACATTTAGATACTTCTATTACTATCAAACGGGTACTGTAGTTACTGATGCTATCTTTAATGTTAAGAGCTTTATTAACAGTTCTTTGACTAATCAAAGTATTTCACCAGAATATGTTAACTATGGTTTAAGAGATGATTTAAAAACTAGACCAGTTATTTTAAAACAGGGCGATAAAACTGTGTATCGAAATGAAACACTTCCATTTGCCTTTGCTGGTAATTTATCTAATAAATTAAAGTTTAAAGATGAAAATCCTGTTTATAATCAAAACTTAGTTTTAAATTCTTTGACTCAATCTAAGTCTAATGTTTTGGATTATAGTAATAAAAAGGCACGGATTACAACAAATAACTTGTCAGTGAAATATGGTAAAGTAAAATATCATGTCATAAAGAAACATAAGAAGATTACTAAGCGTACTGAACAAAAATATTTCACAATTAAGAGATATGATAAAGAGCGTCCTGGGACGATGAGGTTCACCTATGATAATCTAAAGCCTAACCAGGTGGGATATATTCGTTTTAGTAAAAATTTGATGCAATTAGTGCTTGCTTTAAATAATTATCAATGGAATAAAAATCCTGATTATCGTCCTCCATTTAGTGTGACTATAAACGGTAAACAAGTTCAACTTCAAGAATATACGGACCAATTAATTGGCGTTCAAGCTGATAAAAATGGAAAAGTTGATATTAAAATGACCGTAGATGGAAAGGGTGGCAAGTTCATTCTTAAATACCCTAAATTTGTGAATATCGACTTTTCAGCTTTACATGATAAAGTCAAAAAAGCGCACGAAAGGGAAATGAAATTCACAAGTTTTGAAGATGGATATGTAGCTGGTAAAGTTAAAATTAATAAAAATCAAAATTTAGTAACTACTATTCCTTATAGTAAGGGCTGGCAAGTTAAAGTAGACGGAAAACCAGTTAAAATTAATCGTACTTTGGGTGTATTTATTGGATTAAAGATGAAACCAGGAACTCATCAAATCACATTGAAATATAGAACACCAGGTGTATTAGTAGGTGCTCTCTTGAGCATTATCGGTATTATTTCCTTAATCGTATTTACTTTGTTTTTAAAGAAGAATAAAAAAGATTAA